Genomic DNA from Marinobacter sp. MDS2:
GCCTTGGGAGTCCTTGTCGAGCCGGCCAATGGGGAAAATCCGCTCACTGTGGCCCACAAAGCGAACAATGTTGTCGCGTTCGGCGCTGTCGGTGGTGCTCACCACACCCACCGGCTTGTTCAGCGCGATAAAAATCAGGTCTTCTTCGTCTCGCGGCTCCACCACCTGGCCATTCACTTTCACGGTATCACCGGGCATCACCTGGTCACCCACCTGCGCTCGACGCCCGTTAATATGCACGTTGCCTTGCTCGATGTAGCGATCCGCATCCCGCCGGGAGCACATCCCGCTTTCGCTGATGTATTTATTCAAACGGGTGGATGTTTTGGTGGTCATGACGTCCTGCGGGATGGTGGTTGAGTATGTATCAGACGTGCGCGTTGCACAGGGGGCATCATCCCATCGAGATGCAGGCACGGCAACCGCCCACGGGATTCGTCAAGGAGCAAACACGCCAAGATATAGAACAAATACTACGTTTAGACTAAATGATTACGCAATAACACTAACATTTTTCACAAAACTTTGATGATTCACTGCTAAAATAGGGCGGCTTTTTGTAGCTCGCTAATCATCTGTGCTTTTTTCCCGCTCGTCCTGCAGAGCCGTTTTCAAAACATGAGGTCGATCATGTCCACCGAATCCCGAATTCGTTGCCCGAAACTCCGTCAGCGCATTATGAGCGCCCAAGATGCCGCCGCTTTGATTCCCTCCGGCGTGAATGTCGGAATGAGCGGCTTTACCGGCGCCGGCTACCCGAAAGCGGTCCCTGGCGCTTTGGCAGAACACATTCGGGCGGCGCAGGCGCGAGATGAGCGCTTTCAGATTAGCGTGTGGACGGGTGCGTCTACCGCACCTGAGCTGGACGGTGCACTGGCCGAGGTCAATGGCATTCAAATGCGCCTGCCCTACCAGAGCGATCCGTTATGTCGTCAGAAAATCAACGATGGCCACATGGAATACATGGACATTCACCTGTCGCATGTTGCTCAGCATGCCTGGTCCGGCTTTTACGGCAAGCTGGATATCGCGGTCATTGAGGTGGTCGGGGTGACCGAGGACGGCAAGCTAATTCCATCTTCGTCTGTGGGCAACAACAAGACCTGGATTGATCAGGCAGATAAGGTGATTCTGGAAGTGAACCACGGCCAGAGTGCCGGGCTGGAAGGCATGCACGATATCTACTACGGTACCGCCCTGCCTCCGCGCCGAAAGCCGATTCCCCTGACCCGGCCCGACGAGCGTTTTGGAGAAAAATACCTGATGTGCCCACCGGAAAAGATCATTGCGGTGGTGGAAACCAATGCGCCCGACCGCAATTCCCGGTTCAGCCCGCCTGACGAAAACTCGCAACGGATCGCCAACCATCTGCTGGAGTTTTTCAGCCGAGAAGTGGAAACCAAACGCCTGCCGCCGGAATTGTTGCCGCTGCAGTCCGGTGTCGGCAACATCGCCAATGCCGTGATGGCCGGTTTGAACGAAGGCCCGTTCAATCACATGACCGCGTTCACCGAAGTACTGCAAGATGGCATGCTGGCCATGCTGAAATCCGGCAAGCTGGCAAAAGCATCGGCCACCGCGTTTTCCCTGAGCCCGGAAGCCAACGAAGAGCTGGCCAACAACATCGATTTCTACCGCGATCGTATTGTTCTGCGCTCACAAGAAATCAGTAACCATCCGGAAGTGATTCGCCGCCTGGGCGTAATCGCACTGAACGGCATGATCGAAGCCGATATCTACGGCAATGTGAACTCCACCCACGTGATGGCATCGCGCATTATGAACGGTATTGGCGGCTCCGGTGACTTTGCCCGCAATGGCTACCTGTCGGTGTTCATGACCCCTTCCACCGCCAAGGGCGGCACCATTTCCACCATCGTTCCCATGGTGTCGCACGTGGATCACACCGAACACGATGTGCAGATTGTGGTCACCGAACAAGGATTGGCAGACCTGCGCGGCCTGCCGCCCCGCCAGCGGGCGCTGAACATCATCGAAAACTGCGCCCATCCGGATTTCCGGCCCCACCTGCGCGACTACTTCGAGCGCGCCTGCAGCAGCAAGCGCGGCATGCACACCCCGCACCTGCTGGACGAAGCTTTAAGCTGGCACCACCGGTACGAAGCCTGCGGGCAAATGTAAGCGGCCTGACAGGAAAACAAAAAAAGCCGCGGGCCCGAAGGCGCGCGGCTAAAAGAGATCGCAGAATCGAAGGGGCGATCAGTAAAGCTTGGCCAGTGACTTCTTGGCAAAGGCATCCACTTCGTCCAAGCGGCCTTCTTTCACTTTCACCAGCCACTCTGGGTCTTGCAGCAGTGCACGGCCTACCGCGATCAATTCGAATTCGTGGTTGGTCATGCGCTCAACCAGCTCATCAATACCCGATTGCTCAACGGCTTCTTTCTTACTGGCAAAGGTGCCGCTGATGAAGTCTTCGGTCAGGCCGACACTGCCCACCGACATGGTCGGGATGCCGGTCAGCTTTTGGGTCCAACCGGCCAGGTTCAGATCGGAACCTTCAAATTCAGGCTCCCAGAAGCGACGTGTGGAGGCGTGGAAGATATCCACACCGGCATCCACCAGCGGCTTCAGGAACTGTTCGAGCTCTTCCGGGCTGTTTACCAACCGGGCTTCGTAATCCTGCTGCTTCCACTGTGAGAAACGCAGCATGATCGGGTATTCCGGGCCCACGCGGTGGCGTACTTCTTCTACGATTTCAACCACGAAGCGCAGACGGTTTTCCATGCTGCCGCCGTACTCGTCGTCACGCTGATTAGTGCCTTCCCACAGGAACTGGTCGAGCAGGTAACCGTGCGCACCGTGGATTTCCACACCATCAAAACCCAGCGCCTTGGCATCCTGAGCAGCATCGCCGAACGCTTTAACCACGTCTTGAATGTCTTCTTTGGTCATGGCTTTGCCGTTGGGCTTACCCGGCGCAAACAAGCCAGAAGGGCTGTAGCCTGGCTCGGACGGATCCGGCTCGGTGCCTTCTTGACGAACCGCACCCACGTGCCACAACTGAGGGAAGATGGCGCCACCCGCTTCGTGCACGGCATCAACCACTTTCTTCCAACCGGCCAAGGCTTCTTCGCCGTGGAAAGCCGGTACGTTCGGATAGCCATTGGCACCCGCATGGTTCACGGTGGTGCCTTCAGTGATCACCAGACCAACCCCGGCTTCCGCACGGCGACGGTAGTAATCCACCACGTTTTCACCCGGTACACCCTTGGGTGAGAAGTTCCGGGTCATCGGCGCCATCGCTACGCGGTTGCGCAGCTTGAGGTTGTGGAGTTCAAACGGTTCAAACATCGGGCCTAGATTCATGCTCATAATTCGGTGCAACCTTGTTAATTTGGTTTCTTAACGCAACCCTATTCAAATTGGTTTCATAATGCAACCCTATTCGGTACACTCACCTACATGGCCAGAAAACGTTTTGATGACTCCAATTGCTCCGTTGCCCGCGCACTCAATGAAGTGGGCGACTGGTGGTCCCTGCTGATTGTGCTGCATGCTATGTACGGCACCCGCCGGTTCGTGGATTTCCAGCAACAGCTGGGCATTGCTAAAAACATCCTGTGCGACCGCCTGAGCAAACTGGTAGACAACGAAGTGCTGCGCAAAGTGGAAGCCGGCGAGCACGGCTCCCGCTTCGAATACCGGCTCACCGAGAAAGGCCGGGACTTATTCCCGGTGGTGGTTGCCCTGCGCCAGTGGGGTGACAAATGGAACCCCGCGCCCGAGGGTGAACAACTGGACCTGCGCGACCGTGCAACCGGCCAACCCATCCAGCCCGTTACCGTTCGCAACAGCGACGGCGAACCTTTAACCATTCGCGACGTGTTAGTCGCCAACGACTTGAAAGCCGCAAAAGACGCAGGCTGAACAGTGTGGAAAGCCACATGCCGTGTGGCTTTTTGAGCTATATCAATATCTCGACCCTCTCGTTTCCCTCGCCTTGCGTTTTTTGCGCTAAATCAAAAACACACAAGCCATCACCGGTAAATTGGAGCCATCAATTAATGGCGCAATTCTGGAGATGGTTATGTCTCGTAGTTTCAAACTCAGTGTTCTGGCAGCAGCCGTACTGGCCGTAGCTCCGGCCGCTCAGGCCTTCGAAGCGGGTGATTTGATTGTTCGGGCAGGTGCTGTGCATGTGGCGCCGGATGATTCCAGCGATGTGATTACTGTGGGTTCAGTCGCGGCGTTGGGCTCAGATGCTCGCGTTGCGGTTGATTCCAATACCCAGCTGGGCCTTCGCGGAACCTATATGTTCACTAGCAACCTCGGTTTGGGCGTATTGGCGGCCACACCATTCAAGCACTCAATCAGCGGCGCCGGTGACATCGCGGCTCTGGGTGAGATTGGCGAGACGAAGCATCTGCCGCCTACGGTCACTCTGCAGTACTACCCAATGAAAAGCTCATCCGCTTTTCAGCCCTTTGCAGGGATCGGCGTAAACTACACCACCTTTTTCGAAGAAAAGACCGTGTTAGGTGAGCTGGATCTGGATGACAGTGTGGGTGTTGCTGTTGAGGTTGGTATGGACTACATGCTGAACGAAGAATTCGGCCTGAACGCCGCCATCTGGTGGGCTGATATCAATACCGACGCACAGGTTACCATGGCTGACGGCACCAAAACCGATCGGTTTGAAGTCGAAATCGACCCCATGGTTTACATGGTCGGCTTCACCTACAAGTTCTGATTGCTGCTACGTTTTCAGAGCAAACAAAAAAGCGGGACTTTTCAGCCCCGCTTTTTTAATGCCCGGAAAACCGGTTTGGCTTACGCGCTACGGCGCTGAGCCGGGCGACCACTACGGCCTTGCCCTTCACCCTGACCTTGACGACCGCGGCCACCACTGCGGCCAGCAGGCTTAGGCCCGAAGCTCTTGCCATTGCCACCCTGCGGGCGACGGTTACGGGCTTTGCTCGGGTCCGCTTTGGCTTTCGGCTTCAGCGGCAGGTTGTTCTTCGGCTCAAAGCCCTCGATTTCCTTACGCGGCAACTGCTTTTTGATCAGCCGCTCGATACCCGCCAGCAGTTTGCCTTCGTCGGCACTGACCAATGACAAGGCATGGCCTTTCTCGCCGGCACGACCGGTACGGCCGATACGGTGCACGTAGTCTTCCGGTACGTTCGGCAGCTCGAAGTTCACCACTTGCGGCAGCTGTTTGATGTCCAGGCCACGGGCAGCAATATCGGTTGCCACCAGTACACGCACTTCGCCCGCTTTGAAATCCGCCAGCGCACGGGTACGGGCACCTTGTGACTTGTTGCCATGAATCGCGGCGGCGGTGATACCGTCACGCTCCAGCTTCTGGGTCAGACGGTTGGCACCGTGCTTGGTGCGGGTGAAAACCAGTACCTGATCCCAGCTGTTGTCACGCACCAGCTTGCTCAACAGCGCCGTTTTCTGGCTCTGATCGACCGGGTAAACCGACTGCTTGATGGTTTCGGCCGAGGTGTTTCGGGCGGCTACTTCAACCTGCACCGGGTTATCCAGCAGGCCTTCGGCCAAACCGCGGATCTCGTTGGAGAAGGTAGCAGAGAACAACAAGTTTTGACGCTTGGCCGGCAACAGTGCAAGAATCTTGCGAATGTCGCGGATGAAGCCCATGTCCAGCATACGGTCGGCTTCGTCCAGCACCAGGATTTCCACTTCGTTGAAGCGCACTGCGTTCTGCTGATACAGGTCCATCAAACGGCCCGGTGTCGCCACCAGAACGTCCAGACCCTTGCGCAGCTTCATCATCTGCGGATTGATTTTGACACCACCAAACACCACGGCGGCTTTGGTCGGCACATATCGGCTGTAAAGGTTCACGCTGTCATGAACCTGCGCCGCCAGCTCCCGGGTCGGCGTCAAAATCAGCGCGCGCGGGCCTTTGCCCTCGCGCGGCTTTTCAGACAGACGCTGCAACAGGGGCAGCGTAAAGCCGGCCGTTTTGCCGGTACCGGTCTGGGCCGCCGCCATCACGTCTTTACCAGACAGAACGGCAGGAATCGCCTGCAGCTGAATGGGAGACGGGGTATCGTAACCCTGATCGGAAGTGGCACGGACCAGCTGCTCGGACAAACCGAGGGAAGAAAAACTCATAAACGATGTACTCTTGATTAATTCTGCCTCCACGAACACCGTCGTCGGCGAATGCGGGCAGATGCCATGAAAGTTCATGGAATAAAAGACGACTACGGTCACGCGCCGAAAATGGGGTGACGTCCTCTGACAGGTCGTATGGAGTGTTCGCAAAGCGGCTTAAAAGCCTGAAACTGCGGAATCCCTAGAGGCAGGATGTGTGCACGGTAACAGAGCACCTTTGAAATAGCCATAAGTGTTTATTGTTAGCTACCGTACGATTTACCCCACGCGATGGAACTCGTGACCAGCTCCGAGGTCTGTACTGGCTTATAACCGTTTATTTAACCAAAGAAAATGGGAGTCGTCATGATCAGTGTTGGTATCGGCCCACTGAGCCTTTCAATCGGGCATCTGCTTCTGGTGCTGGCCTTTGTGGTCGCGCTGATTGTCGGCGCTCTGACGGGGCGCAAACGGCAAACGCCGGTATCAGGCACACTGGCCGATATTTTTCTGGTGGCCATGGTCGCGGCCCGCATTGGCTTTGTGGTGCGCTACTTCGAGCATTACCAGAGTGATTTGTGGGGCATTATCGATATCCGCGACGGCGGCTTTGATATGGTTTCCGGCCTGATGGCTGCGCTCATTTTCACGGCCTACCTGATGTGGAAGCACACCGCTAAACGCCGTGCGCTTGGCTCTGCCGTAGCTGCGGGCCTGATCACCTGGGGTTTTACCACCGGTGTGATCGCTCTGATCCATCAACAAACCCAAGGTTTTCCGGAAGTGGCGTTGACCAATCTGAACGAGCAGCCGGTCCGTCTGGAAACCATCGCCGGTAACCGCCCAACCGTGGTGAACCTTTGGGCCACCTGGTGCCCGCCCTGCATCCGTGAAATGCCGGTACTCGAAGAGGCACAACTGCGCTACCCGGGCATCAATTTCGTGTTTGCCAATCAGGGCGAGCATCCGGAAAGCATTCGAAAATTCCTGATGGAACAGAACCTGAACCTCAGTCATGTGCTTAGCGACCGCCAAGGCCAATTCGGCCGGGTTGTCGGAAGCTATGGCCTGCCCACAACCTTGTTCTACAGCGCCGAAGGCAATCTGGTCGACACTCATTTAGGCGAACTCTCCCACGCCAGCCTGGCCCGAAGCCTGGAACGTTTCGACGATGCTGATGACACCCCTGAAAGCAATTAATTAATGGAACTCGAGATAACCATCGTCAATCGCATCTGAACACAACACCTTGGAATCTCGCTGATAATCCTGCACCGTCAGCCATGGGCCATGTGTGCCCTGGCGCGGCAAGGTGTCGGCTGCTCGCTTGATGTAGCCAGCCTCTAAAGATCCCATCACCGTTTCCTCACTGCGGCAGCCGCCTTCATTACGGGGCACCGCCACCGCAAGGTTCTGGCTGTCCATGTGATTCAGTAACCGGCACAGGTATTCGGAGGCAATATCGACTTTCAGCGTCCAGGAGGCGTTGGTGTAGCCGATGATCACGGCGGCATTAGGAATGTCTTCCACCATCACACTTTTGTAAAACACTTTCTTGTTGAGGGCCACTTCCTGGCCATCCAGCGTAGGCTTGATGCCACCCAGCATCTGAATGTTCAGGCCGGTGGCGGGCACAACAATATCGGCCTGCAGCTCCTCGCCGGATTTTAAGCGGATGCCGGTTTCCGTGAAGCGATCAATGTGGTCAGTCTTGATAGACGCGCGGCCTGCTTTAAGGGCCTTGAACAAATCGCCGTCCTTCACCACGCACAGGCGCTGGTCCCAAGGGTTGTAGTCGGGTGTGAAGTGGCGCATATCCACTTTGCCCTTTAATTCGCGCTTCACCATCCACAACAGGAATCGCCGCATAGCTCGCGGGCTTTTGCGGGAGCGTTTATACAACTGCCGTGAGATAAAGAGGTTTCGTGAGCGAGTCAGCTTGTACGACAGTTTTGCAGGTAGCACCTTCTGCATCGCAAGGGTGACCTCATCTGTCGACGGGAGAGGCATCAGATAGGACGGTGAGCGCTGAAGCATGGTCACATGTGCGGCGTCTTCTGCCATGGTCGGCACCAGTGTAATGGCGGTTGCGCCACTGCCAATCACCACCACCTTCTTGCCGGTGTAATCCAGATGCTCCGGCCAGTGCTGGGGATGCACGATCCGGCCTTTGAAGTCGGCTTCTCCCGGAAAATCCGGCTTATAGCCCTGATCGTAGTCATAGTAGCCGGTACAACCCACCAGGAAATTGGCGGTCCAGGTTTCGAGCTCACCGGTTTCGGCATTCTCGGCGCTTAGTCTCCAGCATTTGTCTGCACTGGACCAGTTGGCCGCTTTCACCGCCAAACCATAATGGATGTGCTTATCGACCCCTTTCTCTCGAGCGGTCTTGGTCAGGTACTGCTTGATCGAGGCACCGTCTGCCAGCACCTTACCGCCTGACCAGGGCCGGAACTTGTAGCCGAAGGTAAACATATCGGAATCCGAACGGATACCGGGATAGCGGAACAGGTCCCAGGTGCCACCGAGCGACTGGCGCCGCTCCAGAATGGCAAAACGCTTGTGCGGGCACGATTTTGTGAGATGGCAGGCCATGCCGATACCGGAGACGCCCGCGCCGATGATCAAGACATCATAATGTTGCTCATCCATGGGAGTTCGCCCTCTCTTGTTGTTTGTTGTTTGACGACCTCCAACACTACGTGCTTTGTCGCAGACTTCGATTGGCCAGAAACTCGATACCCATCAAAAATCCGGTCAAATCGTCCAACAAAAATAGTATTTCCCATAGCTAGCTAACTGCGAGATGATCACTCAATTGACACGCAGACTCGGGATAACAACGATGCAAAACTACCTGAAGCCAACGCCGTTTTTCGACTACCAATCACCAGCCGTTCAAGCCTGGATGCAGCAGCATCTTGAGGGCGTATCAGACGATCCGGTCGAACAAATCAAAGCGCTCTATTTGGCCGTGCGGGATGGCATCAGCTACAACCCCTATGTCTTCAGCCCTGACCCTGAAACGTTCAGCGCCAGTTATGCACTCACCGTGGGCGAAAGCTACTGCATTCCCAAAGCGGTGCTGCTGGGCGCCGCGGCTCGGGCAATCGGGATTCCCAGCCGGCTGGGCCTTGCCGATGTCCGTAACCACCTGTCGAGCCCCAAACTGATTGAATGGCTGCAATCCGATGTATTCCGCATGCACGGGTTTATCGAACTCTACCTGAACGGCCGCTGGGTCAAAGCAACGCCCGCGTTCAACAAAAAACTCTGCGCCTTGATGAACGTGGACGTACTTGAATTCGACGGCGTGAACGACTCCATCTTTCAGGAATACACCGAATCCGGCGCGGCACACATGGAGTACATCAACAACCACGGCGTGTTCGACGATGTTCCTCACCGCTTTATTCTGGACGGCATTATGGCCGCCTACGGCCATCTGTTTGAAGAAGAGGGGGTCGGCCCGAACGATCACAGTCTTGAGAAAGACATCTCCGGGCGCTCATAAAAAAAACCGGTAGCCGCATCCTGCGGGTACCGGTTTCAGGGGTCAGCCTGAAGCTTTCAGGCTTGGCTCAACATTTACTGAGCTTCGTTGCGGATCAAGAAGTCAAAGGCACTCAAAGACGCCTTGGAACCCTCACCCATTGAAATCACAATCTGCTTGTAAGGCACCGTGGTGGCGTCACCGGCCGCAAACACGCCCGGGATCGAGGTTTCATTACGCTCGTTGATGATCACCTCACCGTGCTGGCTCAACTCGATGTCGCCTTTCAGCCACTCGGTGTTCGGCACCAGCCCGATCTGCACAAATACACCTTCGAGTTCTACGTGGTGCTCTTCACCGGTGGTGCGGTCCTTATAGTTCAGGCCGCTCACTTTGCCGTTCTCACCTACGATTTCAGTGGTCTGGCCGGACGTAATGATGTCCACGTTGTTCAGGCTGCGCAGTTTCTTCTGCAGCACTTCGTCTGCCCGCATTTGCTCACCGAACTCGATCAACGTCACGTGGCCGACAATACCGGCCAAATCGATGGCGGCTTCCACACCGGAGTTACCACCACCAATCACCGCTACGCGCTTACCTTTGAACAAGGGGCCGTCACAGTGCGGGCAGTAAGCCACACCCTTGTTACGGTACTCTTCCTCACCCGGCACACCCATCTGGCGCCAGCGGGCGCCGGTAGACAGAATCACCGTTCTGGATTTCAGTGAAGCTCCATTCGCCAGACGCACTTCGTGCAAGCCGCCCTTCGTTTCAGCTGGGATCAGCTTCTCGGCGCGCTGCAGGTTCATCACGTCTACGTCGTATTCGTTCACGTGCTGCTCCATGGCAGACACCAGCTTCGGACCTTCGGTGTAAGGCACGGAGATCAGGTTTTCGATCGACATGGTGTCGCCCACCTGACCACCAAAGCGCTCAGCCGCCAGGCCAGTGGAAATGCCTTTACGGGCGGCGTAGATGGCCGCCGCAGAACCCGCCGGGCCACCTCCGATCACTAATACGTCAAAGGCATCTTTCTGGTTCAGCTTCTCGGCTTCTTTGGCACCGGCGTTGGTATCCAACTTGGCAACAATTTCTTCCAGCGTCATGCGGCCCTGGCCCCAAGGCTGGCCGTTCAGGTACACACTGGGCACCGCCATCACTTCACGCTGTTCAACTTCGTCCTGGAACAGGGCGCCGTCGATGGAGGTGTGCTTGATGCTCGGGTTCAGCACACTGATCAGGTTCAAAGCCTGCACCACGTCTGGGCAGTTCTGGCATGACAAGGAGAAGTAGGTTTCAAACTCGAACTCACCGTCCAGTTCCTGAATCTGTTCAATCAGATCCTGTGACGCTTTGGACGGGTGACCACCCACCTGCAGCAGCGCCAGCACCAACGAGGTGAACTCGTGCCCCATCGGGATACCGGCAAACGCTACGCTTACATCCGTTCCCACCCGGTTGATCGAGAACGACGGGCGGCGCACATCCGCAGACTCTTCATCCCGCAGGCTGATCTTGTCTGACATGCTGGCCAGCTCTTCCAAAAGCTCTCTTAGCTCCTGGGACTTGTCGCTGTCGTCATACGCTGCCACCAATTCAATCGGCTGTTGCAGCTTGTCCATGTAGGCGTTCAACTGTTGCTTGATATTGGTGTCTAACATCGTTGCTCTTCCCCTCAACTCAGGTGAAATCAGGTGTTTGCGTGATTAACGGTCGCAAACTGAATATGCCTCTAAGATAAAGACTCACTATCAAAAGCTCAAATTGATTAGCTGAAAGCATTTGATAGTAAATCCCTATATCTAATATTCCGGCCAATCCTTGCCAAAATCCCAAAAAAAAGGCCCGCATGGCGGGCCTTTTCGTTAGCTTTACCGTTAAGGCAAAACTTAGATCTTGCCAACCAGGTCCAAAGACGGAGCCAGAGTAGCTTCACCTTCTTTCCACTTAGCCGGGCACACTTCGCCAGGATGGTTGCGAACGTACTGAGCGGCTTTCACTTTGCGCATCAGGTCGTCTGCGTCACGGCCGATACCTTCAGCAGTGATTTCCATCGCCTGGATAACACCATCCGGA
This window encodes:
- a CDS encoding helix-turn-helix domain-containing protein codes for the protein MARKRFDDSNCSVARALNEVGDWWSLLIVLHAMYGTRRFVDFQQQLGIAKNILCDRLSKLVDNEVLRKVEAGEHGSRFEYRLTEKGRDLFPVVVALRQWGDKWNPAPEGEQLDLRDRATGQPIQPVTVRNSDGEPLTIRDVLVANDLKAAKDAG
- a CDS encoding DEAD/DEAH box helicase produces the protein MSFSSLGLSEQLVRATSDQGYDTPSPIQLQAIPAVLSGKDVMAAAQTGTGKTAGFTLPLLQRLSEKPREGKGPRALILTPTRELAAQVHDSVNLYSRYVPTKAAVVFGGVKINPQMMKLRKGLDVLVATPGRLMDLYQQNAVRFNEVEILVLDEADRMLDMGFIRDIRKILALLPAKRQNLLFSATFSNEIRGLAEGLLDNPVQVEVAARNTSAETIKQSVYPVDQSQKTALLSKLVRDNSWDQVLVFTRTKHGANRLTQKLERDGITAAAIHGNKSQGARTRALADFKAGEVRVLVATDIAARGLDIKQLPQVVNFELPNVPEDYVHRIGRTGRAGEKGHALSLVSADEGKLLAGIERLIKKQLPRKEIEGFEPKNNLPLKPKAKADPSKARNRRPQGGNGKSFGPKPAGRSGGRGRQGQGEGQGRSGRPAQRRSA
- a CDS encoding NADH:flavin oxidoreductase, with the translated sequence MSMNLGPMFEPFELHNLKLRNRVAMAPMTRNFSPKGVPGENVVDYYRRRAEAGVGLVITEGTTVNHAGANGYPNVPAFHGEEALAGWKKVVDAVHEAGGAIFPQLWHVGAVRQEGTEPDPSEPGYSPSGLFAPGKPNGKAMTKEDIQDVVKAFGDAAQDAKALGFDGVEIHGAHGYLLDQFLWEGTNQRDDEYGGSMENRLRFVVEIVEEVRHRVGPEYPIMLRFSQWKQQDYEARLVNSPEELEQFLKPLVDAGVDIFHASTRRFWEPEFEGSDLNLAGWTQKLTGIPTMSVGSVGLTEDFISGTFASKKEAVEQSGIDELVERMTNHEFELIAVGRALLQDPEWLVKVKEGRLDEVDAFAKKSLAKLY
- the ahpF gene encoding alkyl hydroperoxide reductase subunit F, encoding MLDTNIKQQLNAYMDKLQQPIELVAAYDDSDKSQELRELLEELASMSDKISLRDEESADVRRPSFSINRVGTDVSVAFAGIPMGHEFTSLVLALLQVGGHPSKASQDLIEQIQELDGEFEFETYFSLSCQNCPDVVQALNLISVLNPSIKHTSIDGALFQDEVEQREVMAVPSVYLNGQPWGQGRMTLEEIVAKLDTNAGAKEAEKLNQKDAFDVLVIGGGPAGSAAAIYAARKGISTGLAAERFGGQVGDTMSIENLISVPYTEGPKLVSAMEQHVNEYDVDVMNLQRAEKLIPAETKGGLHEVRLANGASLKSRTVILSTGARWRQMGVPGEEEYRNKGVAYCPHCDGPLFKGKRVAVIGGGNSGVEAAIDLAGIVGHVTLIEFGEQMRADEVLQKKLRSLNNVDIITSGQTTEIVGENGKVSGLNYKDRTTGEEHHVELEGVFVQIGLVPNTEWLKGDIELSQHGEVIINERNETSIPGVFAAGDATTVPYKQIVISMGEGSKASLSAFDFLIRNEAQ
- a CDS encoding NAD(P)/FAD-dependent oxidoreductase: MDEQHYDVLIIGAGVSGIGMACHLTKSCPHKRFAILERRQSLGGTWDLFRYPGIRSDSDMFTFGYKFRPWSGGKVLADGASIKQYLTKTAREKGVDKHIHYGLAVKAANWSSADKCWRLSAENAETGELETWTANFLVGCTGYYDYDQGYKPDFPGEADFKGRIVHPQHWPEHLDYTGKKVVVIGSGATAITLVPTMAEDAAHVTMLQRSPSYLMPLPSTDEVTLAMQKVLPAKLSYKLTRSRNLFISRQLYKRSRKSPRAMRRFLLWMVKRELKGKVDMRHFTPDYNPWDQRLCVVKDGDLFKALKAGRASIKTDHIDRFTETGIRLKSGEELQADIVVPATGLNIQMLGGIKPTLDGQEVALNKKVFYKSVMVEDIPNAAVIIGYTNASWTLKVDIASEYLCRLLNHMDSQNLAVAVPRNEGGCRSEETVMGSLEAGYIKRAADTLPRQGTHGPWLTVQDYQRDSKVLCSDAIDDGYLEFH
- a CDS encoding acetyl-CoA hydrolase/transferase family protein, encoding MSTESRIRCPKLRQRIMSAQDAAALIPSGVNVGMSGFTGAGYPKAVPGALAEHIRAAQARDERFQISVWTGASTAPELDGALAEVNGIQMRLPYQSDPLCRQKINDGHMEYMDIHLSHVAQHAWSGFYGKLDIAVIEVVGVTEDGKLIPSSSVGNNKTWIDQADKVILEVNHGQSAGLEGMHDIYYGTALPPRRKPIPLTRPDERFGEKYLMCPPEKIIAVVETNAPDRNSRFSPPDENSQRIANHLLEFFSREVETKRLPPELLPLQSGVGNIANAVMAGLNEGPFNHMTAFTEVLQDGMLAMLKSGKLAKASATAFSLSPEANEELANNIDFYRDRIVLRSQEISNHPEVIRRLGVIALNGMIEADIYGNVNSTHVMASRIMNGIGGSGDFARNGYLSVFMTPSTAKGGTISTIVPMVSHVDHTEHDVQIVVTEQGLADLRGLPPRQRALNIIENCAHPDFRPHLRDYFERACSSKRGMHTPHLLDEALSWHHRYEACGQM
- a CDS encoding OmpW family protein is translated as MSRSFKLSVLAAAVLAVAPAAQAFEAGDLIVRAGAVHVAPDDSSDVITVGSVAALGSDARVAVDSNTQLGLRGTYMFTSNLGLGVLAATPFKHSISGAGDIAALGEIGETKHLPPTVTLQYYPMKSSSAFQPFAGIGVNYTTFFEEKTVLGELDLDDSVGVAVEVGMDYMLNEEFGLNAAIWWADINTDAQVTMADGTKTDRFEVEIDPMVYMVGFTYKF
- a CDS encoding TlpA disulfide reductase family protein, producing the protein MISVGIGPLSLSIGHLLLVLAFVVALIVGALTGRKRQTPVSGTLADIFLVAMVAARIGFVVRYFEHYQSDLWGIIDIRDGGFDMVSGLMAALIFTAYLMWKHTAKRRALGSAVAAGLITWGFTTGVIALIHQQTQGFPEVALTNLNEQPVRLETIAGNRPTVVNLWATWCPPCIREMPVLEEAQLRYPGINFVFANQGEHPESIRKFLMEQNLNLSHVLSDRQGQFGRVVGSYGLPTTLFYSAEGNLVDTHLGELSHASLARSLERFDDADDTPESN
- a CDS encoding transglutaminase family protein; protein product: MQNYLKPTPFFDYQSPAVQAWMQQHLEGVSDDPVEQIKALYLAVRDGISYNPYVFSPDPETFSASYALTVGESYCIPKAVLLGAAARAIGIPSRLGLADVRNHLSSPKLIEWLQSDVFRMHGFIELYLNGRWVKATPAFNKKLCALMNVDVLEFDGVNDSIFQEYTESGAAHMEYINNHGVFDDVPHRFILDGIMAAYGHLFEEEGVGPNDHSLEKDISGRS